In Halobaculum rubrum, the following are encoded in one genomic region:
- a CDS encoding DoxX family protein — MSLLYVAAGVLHFLAPKPFERIVPRELPAPRALVYLSGLAEIALGVGVLVPRTRRRSAKGLVLLLLAVFPANVNMAVRDAGGNPLPERAEGLYDAALWLRLPLQGLLIAWAWWYARADPEDAE, encoded by the coding sequence ATGAGTCTTCTCTACGTCGCCGCCGGCGTACTGCACTTCCTCGCACCGAAGCCGTTCGAACGGATCGTTCCCCGAGAGTTGCCCGCTCCGCGGGCGCTCGTCTACCTCTCCGGTCTGGCGGAGATCGCGCTCGGTGTCGGGGTCCTGGTTCCGCGGACGCGCCGACGCTCCGCGAAAGGCTTGGTCCTGCTACTGCTTGCAGTGTTCCCGGCGAACGTCAATATGGCCGTCCGCGACGCGGGCGGGAACCCGCTCCCCGAGCGCGCCGAGGGACTCTACGACGCGGCGCTGTGGCTTCGACTCCCGCTACAGGGACTGCTGATCGCGTGGGCGTGGTGGTACGCGCGGGCCGACCCCGAAGACGCCGAGTGA
- a CDS encoding winged helix-turn-helix domain-containing protein, with protein MAQPNSGSWTERLSGRERVRHVVELLDKPTPVQEIADQADVSRATADDELQRLQSDDWVTETTVDGTKAYDLNPVRMLFDEVTDLIEAHSRDELESQLTELKEEQEELATEYDVSSLDEFREQLADEELSAAELRERRNVIATWEAINTELGLVKHALQLYDDVIELSSPRTDSPSTLA; from the coding sequence ATGGCTCAACCTAATTCGGGGTCGTGGACGGAGCGTCTGAGCGGGCGTGAGCGCGTTCGGCACGTCGTGGAGCTGCTGGACAAGCCAACGCCGGTGCAGGAGATCGCAGATCAGGCGGACGTCTCGCGCGCGACAGCCGACGATGAACTCCAGCGACTGCAGAGTGACGACTGGGTCACGGAAACGACGGTCGACGGGACGAAAGCCTACGACCTGAACCCCGTCCGGATGCTCTTCGACGAAGTGACGGACCTGATCGAGGCTCACTCACGTGACGAACTGGAGAGCCAGCTCACGGAGCTGAAGGAGGAACAGGAAGAGCTGGCGACGGAGTACGACGTTAGTTCACTTGACGAGTTCCGGGAGCAACTCGCTGACGAGGAACTCTCGGCTGCGGAGCTTCGTGAGCGTCGCAACGTGATCGCCACGTGGGAAGCGATCAATACGGAACTCGGGCTCGTGAAACACGCCCTCCAACTGTATGATGATGTTATCGAGCTCTCTTCACCGCGGACCGACTCTCCCTCGACACTCGCCTAA
- a CDS encoding sodium-dependent transporter, whose product MRERETWTSRVGFILAAVGSAVGLGNIWSFPFQTASNGGAAFLVVYLVAVFLIGFPVMLGEFVIGRRSERNAVEAFRALGFGEWSFVGGLGVLSSFVTLAFYSVVGGWVLSYIVGSVTGGYLGDAGAYFGTVSAGPIAVAAHAVFMALTIGIVALGVTDGIERATKLMVPAIFVLLGGLAVWVSTLDGASEGYAYYLSPDVGAITGDLAGIVPPAVGQAFFTLSLGFGAMIAYSSYLGRDDSLPADGSAIVVVNTFVALLAGFVVFPVLFAIEGSIPASGGAGTAFTALAGAFSQIPGGQVIGLGFFVVLLLAALSSSISLLEVPTSFLADRTGYDRIPTAVGLGVFVALVGVPTALDTGALGWYNDVVFNLLLPLAVLFISLFVGWVADDQLAAELNLGSSFGSGFSAVWLWWIRIVIPVAIWGTLLLGIQSLLVKAGILAAPVVLG is encoded by the coding sequence ATGCGTGAGCGAGAGACGTGGACGTCACGAGTCGGCTTTATTCTCGCCGCCGTCGGCAGCGCGGTGGGGCTCGGAAACATCTGGTCGTTCCCCTTTCAGACGGCATCCAACGGCGGGGCCGCGTTTCTCGTCGTCTACCTAGTGGCGGTGTTTCTGATCGGGTTCCCCGTGATGCTCGGCGAGTTCGTCATCGGGCGGCGAAGCGAGCGCAACGCCGTCGAGGCGTTCCGGGCGCTCGGCTTCGGCGAGTGGTCGTTCGTGGGTGGCCTGGGTGTCCTCTCGTCGTTCGTGACGCTCGCGTTCTACAGCGTCGTCGGGGGATGGGTGTTGAGCTACATCGTCGGCAGCGTCACCGGCGGATACCTCGGCGACGCCGGCGCCTACTTCGGGACCGTCTCCGCGGGTCCGATCGCGGTCGCCGCCCACGCGGTGTTCATGGCCCTGACCATCGGGATCGTCGCGCTCGGCGTCACCGACGGCATCGAGCGCGCGACGAAGCTGATGGTGCCCGCGATATTCGTCCTTCTGGGCGGGCTCGCCGTCTGGGTAAGCACCCTCGACGGCGCGAGCGAGGGGTACGCGTACTACCTCTCGCCGGACGTGGGCGCGATCACGGGCGACCTCGCCGGGATCGTACCCCCGGCCGTCGGGCAGGCGTTCTTCACCCTCTCGCTCGGGTTCGGCGCGATGATCGCCTACTCGTCGTACCTCGGACGCGACGACAGCCTCCCGGCCGACGGGTCGGCGATCGTCGTCGTGAATACGTTCGTCGCGCTGCTGGCGGGCTTCGTCGTCTTCCCGGTCCTGTTCGCGATCGAGGGCTCGATTCCCGCCTCCGGCGGGGCGGGCACGGCCTTCACGGCTCTCGCCGGCGCGTTCAGTCAGATTCCCGGCGGCCAGGTCATCGGCCTCGGCTTCTTCGTCGTACTCCTGTTGGCCGCGCTCTCCAGTTCGATCAGCCTCCTCGAGGTTCCCACGTCGTTCCTCGCCGACCGAACCGGATACGACCGGATCCCGACGGCCGTGGGCCTCGGCGTGTTCGTCGCGCTCGTCGGCGTGCCGACCGCGCTCGACACCGGGGCCCTCGGCTGGTACAACGACGTCGTGTTCAATCTCCTGTTGCCGCTTGCGGTGCTGTTCATCTCGCTGTTCGTCGGCTGGGTCGCCGACGACCAGTTGGCCGCGGAGCTGAACCTCGGGAGCTCGTTCGGGAGCGGCTTCTCGGCGGTCTGGCTGTGGTGGATACGGATCGTGATCCCGGTCGCCATCTGGGGGACGCTGTTGCTCGGGATCCAGTCGCTGCTCGTAAAAGCGGGGATCCTCGCGGCTCCCGTCGTTCTCGGATAG